Proteins encoded together in one Syntrophobacterales bacterium window:
- a CDS encoding SpoIID/LytB domain-containing protein, whose protein sequence is MEEPRIKVGICDRYPEIRGRLNGFYRPNGIALSGEFVVRPQGNAAVFCDEHGREIIKAPELRLFAEKNATFTINGVTIGVGFHWEQQEKQTFPGDLTFLASEDGKITAINELPVETYLQSVVSSEMSGDAPPEFLHAHAIASRSWLVAMLQRKEKAEKIGGCENYGANGEKEVIRWYEREDHDFFDVCADDHCQRYQGTGNRVEGNAAAAVRATRGVFLIYEGQICDARYHKACGGMTEDYRTCWAPRDVPYLSHVCDSARPFPPLRTKQEAADWILSTPDSWCNVKDERLLKNILPAYDRKTADFFRWRVEYKREELEEIIRRKAGLDFGVLQSLVPLQRGPSGRISSLRLEGTKAKAVVGKELEIRRWLSPSHLYSSAFIVETKNGFSGTPSGFILHGAGWGHGVGLCQIGAAAMASRGLTAEEILRHYFRGAALVKRY, encoded by the coding sequence ATGGAAGAACCAAGAATAAAGGTGGGGATCTGCGATCGCTATCCGGAAATAAGGGGAAGGCTGAACGGTTTTTATCGCCCGAACGGGATAGCCTTGAGCGGTGAGTTTGTCGTCCGTCCGCAGGGAAACGCCGCCGTTTTTTGCGATGAACATGGCCGGGAAATCATCAAGGCGCCCGAGCTGAGACTGTTCGCAGAAAAAAATGCCACCTTTACGATAAACGGGGTAACGATCGGCGTCGGTTTCCATTGGGAGCAGCAGGAAAAACAGACCTTCCCCGGGGATCTGACCTTTCTGGCCTCTGAAGACGGCAAGATAACGGCGATAAACGAGCTTCCCGTCGAGACCTATCTGCAAAGCGTCGTTTCGTCGGAGATGAGCGGCGACGCCCCGCCGGAATTTCTCCATGCCCACGCCATCGCGTCCCGAAGCTGGCTTGTCGCGATGCTCCAGCGCAAGGAAAAGGCTGAAAAAATTGGCGGTTGCGAAAATTACGGTGCCAATGGCGAAAAAGAGGTGATCCGCTGGTATGAACGGGAGGATCATGATTTTTTCGATGTCTGTGCGGATGATCACTGTCAGCGCTATCAGGGAACCGGCAACCGGGTAGAAGGCAACGCGGCCGCGGCGGTCCGGGCGACGCGAGGGGTATTTCTGATTTATGAAGGTCAGATCTGCGATGCCCGGTATCACAAGGCGTGCGGCGGGATGACGGAAGACTATCGGACCTGCTGGGCGCCCAGGGATGTTCCCTACCTCTCCCATGTTTGCGATTCGGCAAGGCCATTTCCCCCGCTGCGCACTAAGCAGGAGGCGGCAGACTGGATTCTGTCCACGCCTGATTCCTGGTGCAATGTGAAGGATGAAAGGCTGTTGAAAAATATCCTGCCCGCTTATGACAGAAAAACAGCCGATTTTTTCCGCTGGCGAGTCGAATACAAAAGGGAGGAACTGGAAGAGATAATCCGCCGGAAAGCGGGCCTTGATTTCGGCGTTCTGCAGAGCCTCGTTCCTCTGCAAAGGGGACCCTCCGGCAGGATCAGCTCCCTGCGCCTCGAAGGGACAAAGGCCAAAGCGGTCGTCGGCAAGGAGCTGGAAATCCGCCGCTGGCTTTCTCCCAGCCATCTCTACAGCAGCGCCTTTATCGTCGAAACAAAAAACGGGTTTTCCGGCACGCCCTCCGGCTTTATTCTCCACGGGGCAGGTTGGGGGCACGGAGTCGGCCTCTGCCAGATCGGCGCCGCGGCGATGGCCTCCCGGGGATTAACTGCCGAGGAGATACTCCGCCACTATTTCCGGGGTGCGGCATTGGTGAAGCGTTATTGA